Proteins from a single region of Chloroflexota bacterium:
- a CDS encoding alpha/beta hydrolase, which yields MDNQRTERYRQAERALWAHYGVTPRERFLDLAKPAVWVRVQEVGEGSPLLFIHGGPNAGSTWAPLAARLRDFRCILLDRPGSGLSEVLDLRVPSLRSLLVDTIVSVIDALELPRVDLIVSSFGGYLGLELARTHPERVGRMIQLGCPAFLPGMKIPVFMRLLTIPPIARLMGKQKPTVAASKNILRQIGHGASLDANRIPDVFLEWYTALQAYTDTMANEVSGIQQAMTWRGPRPQSILTWEQLRQIRTPTTFFWGSEDAFGDVALAQRVVGTMPYATLEVLPGGGHLPWLDDPDGAARHARAFLQMPVESLFEAISILRV from the coding sequence ATGGACAACCAGCGTACTGAACGCTACCGTCAGGCCGAACGCGCCTTGTGGGCGCATTATGGCGTGACCCCGCGTGAGCGTTTCCTCGACTTGGCAAAGCCCGCGGTTTGGGTGCGGGTCCAGGAGGTGGGCGAGGGTAGCCCGCTGCTTTTCATCCACGGCGGCCCGAACGCGGGCAGCACCTGGGCGCCGCTCGCGGCGCGGCTGCGCGATTTTCGCTGCATCCTTCTCGATCGGCCGGGCAGCGGGCTTTCGGAGGTGCTTGATCTGCGCGTGCCATCGCTTCGCAGCCTGTTGGTCGATACGATCGTCTCGGTCATAGACGCGCTGGAATTGCCCAGAGTAGACCTGATCGTCAGTTCGTTCGGCGGGTACCTTGGGCTGGAACTGGCGCGCACGCATCCAGAGCGGGTCGGCCGCATGATTCAACTGGGATGTCCGGCTTTTCTACCCGGGATGAAGATCCCCGTCTTCATGCGTCTGCTCACCATTCCACCGATTGCCCGCCTGATGGGCAAGCAAAAGCCGACCGTTGCTGCTTCCAAGAACATCCTGCGCCAGATCGGTCATGGGGCTTCTCTGGATGCCAACCGCATTCCGGATGTGTTTCTGGAATGGTATACGGCATTGCAGGCTTACACCGACACCATGGCCAACGAGGTCAGTGGCATTCAACAGGCGATGACCTGGCGCGGCCCACGGCCGCAGTCCATCCTCACGTGGGAGCAATTGCGGCAAATAAGGACGCCGACCACGTTTTTCTGGGGCAGCGAGGACGCCTTTGGCGACGTTGCCCTGGCACAACGGGTTGTGGGGACCATGCCATATGCCACCCTGGAGGTGCTGCCCGGCGGTGGCCATCTGCCCTGGCTGGATGACCCAGACGGCGCCGCTCGTCACGCACGCGCCTTCCTGCAAATGCCCGTCGAGTCCCTGTTCGAGGCCATCTCCATCCTGAGGGTTTAG
- a CDS encoding response regulator transcription factor: MCMPGLILMEGAAMIPVLRLAVDRGVHVSFARQLLDMLAQTRQSRSVSITTTGKMLTPREMEVLQLIAQGASNRDIAEALVITERTVKSHVTSILSKLGVTSRTQAAAKAREMRVF, from the coding sequence ATGTGCATGCCGGGCCTGATCCTGATGGAGGGCGCTGCCATGATCCCCGTGCTGCGCCTGGCGGTCGATCGGGGCGTGCACGTTTCCTTTGCTCGCCAATTGCTGGATATGCTGGCACAGACGCGCCAATCACGATCCGTCTCCATCACTACCACCGGCAAGATGTTGACCCCTCGAGAGATGGAGGTGTTGCAGCTTATCGCGCAAGGGGCCAGCAATCGCGACATAGCCGAAGCGCTGGTGATCACCGAACGCACGGTGAAGTCCCATGTGACCAGCATTCTGAGCAAACTAGGCGTTACCTCCCGCACCCAGGCGGCCGCAAAGGCCCGGGAGATGCGCGTTTTCTGA
- a CDS encoding amidase: MLQMEQQRTRAITSLSATELAEKVRAGELSAVEVIEAHIQRIEEVNGVLNAVVIPLFDQARAAAAEADAKRARGEPLGRLHGVPVTIKEQYRIAGTQVTLGALNKIGNVYHDEGPLVSKLREEGAIILGKTNIIQTLSNFESDNRVYGRSNNPWNLKRTPGGSSGGEGAIIAAGGSPLGLAGDYGGSTRIPAHFCGVQGFKPTSWRLSNADFPPDLLTGGQETVIPQPGPIARTVADLQLAMAIFAETSLETTFDMVPPVPWPDPAKVDVSTLHIGYYTDNGYFPASPALRRAVEEAAEALRAMGAIVAPFTPPDAAEAIRIFLGSASAGGGADFKQLLGDEKPIPQMQNMFRSMSTPALVMRFLPKIMGARGQNYVAHMIECMGARSTQAYWEIVEARTAYRAQFVRSLEEGGFDAILCPPCALPAIIHGTSGDLFPAMSYGLPYNVIGAPAGVVAATRVRPGEESDRPVGRDLVEITAQQVEQDSAGLPVGVQVVARHWREDIALAVMAALEAHFRTRPDYPTLI, encoded by the coding sequence ATGCTGCAAATGGAACAACAGCGCACCCGAGCAATCACCAGCCTGAGCGCGACAGAACTGGCCGAGAAGGTCCGCGCTGGCGAACTCTCTGCCGTGGAGGTGATCGAAGCACACATCCAACGCATCGAGGAAGTAAACGGCGTTCTGAACGCGGTCGTCATCCCCTTGTTCGACCAGGCCCGCGCCGCGGCCGCCGAGGCCGACGCCAAGCGGGCTCGCGGCGAGCCGCTTGGCCGGCTGCACGGCGTCCCCGTGACCATCAAGGAACAATACCGGATAGCCGGGACGCAGGTCACCCTGGGCGCGCTGAACAAGATCGGTAACGTGTATCACGACGAGGGACCACTGGTGTCCAAGCTGCGGGAGGAGGGGGCCATCATCCTGGGCAAGACGAACATCATTCAGACGCTGTCCAATTTCGAGAGCGACAACCGGGTTTACGGGCGTTCCAACAACCCCTGGAACCTGAAGCGCACCCCCGGAGGCAGCAGCGGCGGCGAGGGCGCGATCATCGCAGCCGGCGGCTCCCCCCTGGGGTTGGCCGGAGATTACGGCGGCAGCACCCGCATCCCGGCCCATTTCTGCGGCGTGCAGGGGTTCAAGCCCACCAGTTGGCGGCTCTCCAACGCCGATTTCCCGCCTGATCTGCTCACCGGGGGACAGGAGACCGTCATCCCGCAGCCCGGCCCCATCGCCCGCACCGTGGCCGACCTGCAGCTAGCGATGGCGATCTTCGCCGAGACGTCCCTCGAGACCACGTTCGACATGGTCCCCCCTGTCCCCTGGCCCGATCCGGCGAAGGTGGACGTGAGTACTCTGCACATCGGCTATTACACCGACAACGGGTACTTCCCGGCCTCGCCCGCGCTGCGCCGCGCGGTGGAGGAGGCCGCCGAGGCCCTACGGGCGATGGGCGCGATCGTTGCCCCCTTCACCCCACCCGACGCCGCCGAGGCGATTCGGATCTTCCTGGGTTCGGCCTCGGCCGGGGGCGGTGCGGACTTCAAGCAATTGCTGGGGGATGAGAAACCGATTCCACAGATGCAGAACATGTTCCGGAGCATGTCCACCCCGGCGTTGGTGATGCGGTTTCTGCCCAAGATCATGGGCGCTCGCGGCCAGAATTACGTGGCACATATGATCGAGTGTATGGGTGCCCGCTCCACGCAGGCATACTGGGAGATCGTGGAAGCACGCACCGCGTACCGGGCGCAATTCGTCCGCTCGCTGGAGGAGGGCGGCTTTGATGCGATTCTCTGTCCTCCGTGTGCGCTGCCGGCCATCATCCACGGTACCAGCGGCGATCTCTTCCCGGCGATGAGCTACGGCCTGCCCTATAACGTGATCGGCGCGCCGGCGGGCGTGGTCGCCGCGACGCGAGTGCGCCCCGGCGAGGAGAGCGACCGTCCTGTGGGACGCGATCTGGTAGAGATCACGGCTCAGCAGGTGGAGCAGGACAGCGCGGGTTTGCCGGTAGGCGTGCAGGTGGTCG